The nucleotide sequence TATAGTCTTTTTTTAAGAGGTTCAATTACTTCTTCCAGATATCTGCTGGGTGCCAGATTATTTCTTACCATGCTTTCATAAAAAATAATTTTAATTAACTGGCTATGTGACAATCCTACTTTGCTTGCCATAAATGTTAATGAACCGTTTAATGAAAGGGCAGGGGTTCCGTTGATATCAATGACATATAGATTTCCATCTGTATCTTTTTTAATATCCAGCCGGATAACATCACTTGCTTTAACGGCTATAAAACTGTTAACAGAAATATCTACAATGCTTGAAAATAAAGGATGTTTATGATCAATAATTTTAAATTTGCTCTGCATTCGGTATTCTTTGTTTTTTGTTCTGGTATAACGGATTCCCCAATCTATTGGGAAAGCTATAATCGGAAGTATATATTTCGTGTCACTTCCCAAAATACCGACTGTATATTCCTGTCCTGGTAAATACTGTTCCAGAATCAATTTCTCCGGACCTAATGTTCTTTTAAGGGTTTCAATTTTATTTTTTAACTCAATTAAATTGTGGACAACTGATTTAGAGGTTATACCAATACTATCACCACCCCCTGCAGGCTTAATCATTAAAGGGTAGCCAATACGATTGATTTCTTTGAGAAAATCTTTTTTTCTAAATCGGTTATGAGAATCAAATACAAAGAAATTTGGAATGGGAATATTATTTTCCTGTAATTTTTTGTATGTAAAATCCTTATTTCGGCATATCTCCATACTTTCTATACTGGCATGACTGGATGGAATACCATGTTTTTTAAGTTGTTCCCGTACCCGGGAAGCACCAAAACCATTATACAATGTTTGCGGGTAATCTTTATATCCTTCTGCTAAAACAAAAGCAAAATTTATAGGTTTATTTTCAGCAATAAAATTATCCAACTGCTCATGATTATAAAGGTCTAAAGATAATATATTGTCTTTTGTTTTAATTAATGCTTCTCTGATAGCCTTCACATCCTTGTCAAGAGTACATTCACGAAATAAACCATATTTATATTTTTTACTTACCTGATTGTAGAGAAATAGAACATTTTTCTGCAATAAATTCACCTTCCTTTAAAAGATATTTTGTAAAGATGCTAAGATGTAAGGAAAATTATAACTTTAAAGATTTGTACCAATTCTTTATTTATAAATATAATTTCATTTAATTTAATTTAAAATAATAGAAATCTTTAGTATTAATAAATGTTAAAAGAAAAGGGTAATAATGAATTGTATAAAAAAGGCTTAATAAAAATAGAATTGCCAGTAAACTGGAAAGAATCGATTGGATAAGTTTAAAAAAAGGATATCCCTTAATCTGTTGGAATTTGCATTGACTGTTATCATTAGCATGCCTCCTTATTATTAAAAAATAACCAATTAAAGTTAAAATAAGCAAGATTATTATACTATATTTTTGTTGAAAAATGCAAAGTCAACCATAAACACTATTTACATAATGGTATATAAAAAATTATTTTCTCCAGAATTCCGGGACAACCAAAACTAAAACAGTGTAGATCTCTAAGCGGCCTAAAAGCATGCATATTGATAATATTATTTTTCCTATAGGAGGAATAAAAGCATAATTCTGGGTTGGACCGACTAAACCAAGTCCGGGTCCAACATTACCTAAAGTAGCCGCAACTGAGGACAAGGCGCTGATCAAATCCAGTCCCAGTGTTGTCATAATCAAAGTGCAGACAATAAAGATAATCATGTACAATAAAAAAAATGCAGTGATATTGCTGACAACCTCATCTGATATTTTTTTATCACCTATGTGAATAGGGGTAATGGCACGCGGATGCAGTATTTTTTGAAATTCACGACTTGCTTTTTTTAACAGAATAAGAACCCGTATATTTTTTATTGCTCCGCCCGTAGATCCTGCACAACCTCCAATAAACATTAAAATTAGTAAAATTGCCTTTGACAGATCAGGCCATTGGTCATAATCAGCTGTAACAAATCCGGTTGTAGTAGTTACAGACACTACTTGAAAAGTTGCATATCTTAATGCTGTTAAAAGTGAATTATAAACATAAAGCCGTAACTGTGTAGTGATAGTAATCGTTGATAAAACTATTACTCCTAAATAGAAGAGGAATTCACGATCCTTAAAAAGACTTTTCAGGTCTCCGTGTAATACTTTATAGTGGAGAGTAAAGTTGGCACCTGCAATGAACATAAAAATAATTATAATTACATCAAAAGTAGGATTGTTATAATGTCCAATACTGAGGTTTTTTGGTGAAAAACCCCCGGTACACATTGTGCCGAACATGTTAGTAATAGCATCATACAGCGGCATTCCAGTAAAATATAAACAGGCAACTTGAAGAGCAGAAATAAGAATATAAACCAGGTACAATAATTTAGCGGTTTCCTTTATTCTGGGTTTTAATTTATCCGGCTCAGGACCGGGGACCTCTGATTTAAAAAGCTGCATACCCCCTACGCCTAATGCCGGTAAGATAGCAACCACAAGTACAATAATCCCCATACCGCCCATCCATTGTATCTGGTCTCTCCAGAAAAGAACTGACAAGGGGTTACCCTCGATTGCTTCAAGCACCGTAGCTCCTGTAGTAGTAAAGCCTGACATTGATTCAAAATAGGCATCAATAAAGTTAGTAATGGTACCA is from Atribacterota bacterium and encodes:
- a CDS encoding TrkH family potassium uptake protein, with translation MKYKVVLHTLGTIIFFLGISMVFPLFYAIYYQENSTIYAFISSMIVTSLSGLFLQYTFIPENGIGRKEGFAIAGFGWITAAAFGSFPFIFSGTITNFIDAYFESMSGFTTTGATVLEAIEGNPLSVLFWRDQIQWMGGMGIIVLVVAILPALGVGGMQLFKSEVPGPEPDKLKPRIKETAKLLYLVYILISALQVACLYFTGMPLYDAITNMFGTMCTGGFSPKNLSIGHYNNPTFDVIIIIFMFIAGANFTLHYKVLHGDLKSLFKDREFLFYLGVIVLSTITITTQLRLYVYNSLLTALRYATFQVVSVTTTTGFVTADYDQWPDLSKAILLILMFIGGCAGSTGGAIKNIRVLILLKKASREFQKILHPRAITPIHIGDKKISDEVVSNITAFFLLYMIIFIVCTLIMTTLGLDLISALSSVAATLGNVGPGLGLVGPTQNYAFIPPIGKIILSICMLLGRLEIYTVLVLVVPEFWRK
- a CDS encoding ATP-grasp domain-containing protein; translation: MQKNVLFLYNQVSKKYKYGLFRECTLDKDVKAIREALIKTKDNILSLDLYNHEQLDNFIAENKPINFAFVLAEGYKDYPQTLYNGFGASRVREQLKKHGIPSSHASIESMEICRNKDFTYKKLQENNIPIPNFFVFDSHNRFRKKDFLKEINRIGYPLMIKPAGGGDSIGITSKSVVHNLIELKNKIETLKRTLGPEKLILEQYLPGQEYTVGILGSDTKYILPIIAFPIDWGIRYTRTKNKEYRMQSKFKIIDHKHPLFSSIVDISVNSFIAVKASDVIRLDIKKDTDGNLYVIDINGTPALSLNGSLTFMASKVGLSHSQLIKIIFYESMVRNNLAPSRYLEEVIEPLKKRLYPHKGDNLIEVFSEDE